One Elaeis guineensis isolate ETL-2024a chromosome 10, EG11, whole genome shotgun sequence genomic window carries:
- the LOC105052673 gene encoding multiple organellar RNA editing factor 9, chloroplastic isoform X1, protein MATLSCSSLLGPKTLLSFPFPNPTPLRRTSMLPRPALPSPLRPGLSAPVSSRHRCAARPGNRAAAVVRAMAVDGDYSSRRSSSSEPRETILLPGCDYNHWLVVMEFPKDPAPNREQMIETYLNTLATVLGSSPTPWHFYSMEEAKKNMYAFSTTTYTGFQCTVSEETSEKFKGLPGVLWVLPDSYIDVKNKDYGGDKYINGEIIPCKYPTYQPKQRSGSKYGSRRYERRRDGPPAERRRPRQETPQPESAS, encoded by the exons ATGGCGACGCTGAGCTGCTCCTCTCTTCTCGGCCCCAAAACCCTACTTTCCTTCCCTTTTCCCAACCCTACCCCTCTACGCCGCACCTCGATGCTCCCGCGGCCcgccctcccctcccctctccgCCCCGGCCTCTCGGCCCCTGTCTCCTCCCGCCACCGGTGCGCCGCCCGTCCGGGGAATCGCGCCGCGGCGGTTGTCCGGGCGATGGCGGTGGATGGGGACTACTCCTCGAGGAGGAGCAGTAGCAGCGAGCCGCGGGAGACGATCCTCCTCCCCGGATGCGATTACAACCACTGGCTCGTCGTCATGGAGTTCCCCAAGGATCCGGCGCCCAACCGGGAGCAGATGATCGAGACCTATCTCAACACCCTTGCCACAGTTCTTGGAAG TTCCCCTACCCCCTGGCACTTTTACAGCATGGAAGAAGCCAAGAAGAACATGTATGCCTTTAGCACTACTACTTATACAGGCTTTCAATGTACTGTATCTGAAGAAACATCTGAAAAATTCAAgg GATTGCCAGGTGTTCTTTGGGTTCTGCCAGATTCGTATATAGATGTAAAAAACAAAGATTATGGAG GTGATAAATATATAAATGGGGAGATAATTCCATGTAAATACCCTACTTATCAACCAAAGCAAAGGAGTGGATCAAAATACGGGAGCAGAAGGTATGAAAGACGGAGGGATGGCCCCCCAGCAGAACGTAGAAGACCAAGACAAGAAACACCTCAGCCTGAATCAGCTTCTTGA
- the LOC105052673 gene encoding multiple organellar RNA editing factor 9, chloroplastic isoform X2, translated as MATLSCSSLLGPKTLLSFPFPNPTPLRRTSMLPRPALPSPLRPGLSAPVSSRHRCAARPGNRAAAVVRAMAVDGDYSSRRSSSSEPRETILLPGCDYNHWLVVMEFPKDPAPNREQMIETYLNTLATVLGSMEEAKKNMYAFSTTTYTGFQCTVSEETSEKFKGLPGVLWVLPDSYIDVKNKDYGGDKYINGEIIPCKYPTYQPKQRSGSKYGSRRYERRRDGPPAERRRPRQETPQPESAS; from the exons ATGGCGACGCTGAGCTGCTCCTCTCTTCTCGGCCCCAAAACCCTACTTTCCTTCCCTTTTCCCAACCCTACCCCTCTACGCCGCACCTCGATGCTCCCGCGGCCcgccctcccctcccctctccgCCCCGGCCTCTCGGCCCCTGTCTCCTCCCGCCACCGGTGCGCCGCCCGTCCGGGGAATCGCGCCGCGGCGGTTGTCCGGGCGATGGCGGTGGATGGGGACTACTCCTCGAGGAGGAGCAGTAGCAGCGAGCCGCGGGAGACGATCCTCCTCCCCGGATGCGATTACAACCACTGGCTCGTCGTCATGGAGTTCCCCAAGGATCCGGCGCCCAACCGGGAGCAGATGATCGAGACCTATCTCAACACCCTTGCCACAGTTCTTGGAAG CATGGAAGAAGCCAAGAAGAACATGTATGCCTTTAGCACTACTACTTATACAGGCTTTCAATGTACTGTATCTGAAGAAACATCTGAAAAATTCAAgg GATTGCCAGGTGTTCTTTGGGTTCTGCCAGATTCGTATATAGATGTAAAAAACAAAGATTATGGAG GTGATAAATATATAAATGGGGAGATAATTCCATGTAAATACCCTACTTATCAACCAAAGCAAAGGAGTGGATCAAAATACGGGAGCAGAAGGTATGAAAGACGGAGGGATGGCCCCCCAGCAGAACGTAGAAGACCAAGACAAGAAACACCTCAGCCTGAATCAGCTTCTTGA